One Aerococcus urinaeequi DNA segment encodes these proteins:
- a CDS encoding manganese-dependent inorganic pyrophosphatase yields the protein MNKILVFGHQNPDTDAITSAISYAYLLNQQGLEAEAVALGQVNEETAYALNEFGQEAPRVIESIGTQTDTVALVDHNESQQSVADLAEVEVHSVVDHHKIGDFTSATPLTFIAKPYGCSQTIIFELFQEKGIEIPKEIAGLMLSAIISDTLLFKSPTTTEKDQEVGLALAEIAGVDVEAYGLALLKSGTNVDAKSASEIADGDAKSFEMDGKPVRIGQINVVDVDDVLKRKDEVIAAMKDLVAENEYAAFLLVVTNILTSDSEGLLVGSEDFMQHAEQAFGGQVNDNQIALPGVVSRKKQVVPPLEATF from the coding sequence GTGAATAAAATTTTAGTTTTCGGACATCAAAATCCAGATACAGATGCCATTACATCTGCTATTTCATATGCCTATTTATTAAACCAACAAGGACTTGAAGCAGAAGCGGTTGCCTTAGGACAAGTTAACGAAGAAACTGCCTATGCCTTGAATGAATTTGGTCAAGAGGCACCACGTGTAATTGAATCTATTGGAACGCAAACAGATACAGTTGCTTTAGTAGACCACAACGAGTCGCAACAATCAGTCGCTGACTTAGCAGAAGTTGAAGTGCATTCAGTTGTTGACCACCACAAAATTGGTGATTTCACAAGTGCCACACCATTAACTTTCATTGCTAAACCATATGGTTGTTCTCAAACAATTATTTTCGAATTGTTCCAAGAAAAAGGTATCGAAATACCTAAAGAAATCGCTGGTTTAATGCTATCAGCTATCATCTCTGATACTTTATTATTCAAATCACCAACAACAACAGAAAAAGATCAAGAAGTTGGTTTAGCTTTAGCAGAGATCGCTGGCGTAGATGTTGAAGCTTACGGTTTAGCTTTATTGAAATCAGGTACAAATGTAGACGCTAAATCTGCAAGTGAAATTGCTGATGGCGACGCTAAATCATTTGAAATGGACGGCAAACCAGTACGTATTGGTCAAATCAATGTCGTAGATGTTGACGATGTCTTGAAACGTAAAGACGAAGTGATTGCAGCAATGAAAGACTTAGTAGCTGAAAACGAATATGCCGCATTCTTATTAGTGGTAACAAACATTTTAACAAGTGATTCAGAAGGTCTGTTAGTGGGTTCTGAAGACTTTATGCAACATGCTGAACAAGCCTTTGGCGGTCAAGTGAATGACAACCAAATTGCTTTACCAGGCGTTGTATCACGTAAAAAACAAGTTGTACCACCATTAGAAGCAACATTTTAA
- a CDS encoding aldo/keto reductase gives MTIPTYTAHDGTKVPQIGFGTYKLKGYDGVESIQSALEAGYRYLDSAYNYENEATVGEAIRRSGIPRDEIQVASKLPGRYHKYDDALVTIQESLMRANLDYYDFYLIHWPNPKEDHYVEAWQALIEAQRRGYIKNLGVSNFLPEHIDRIERETSVLPVVNQVEMHPYFQQKAQRAYHEEKGIITQSWSPFVRANEKIDKSVLENEDIKAVAAKYDKSAGQTILRWQTQLGAMPIPKSSKKARQIENLDFFDFKLDEEDLAVFDRLDKPDGRAANQDPAVYQEF, from the coding sequence ATGACAATACCAACTTATACAGCGCATGATGGGACCAAAGTCCCACAAATCGGTTTTGGTACATACAAACTTAAAGGATATGATGGGGTAGAATCTATCCAGTCAGCCTTAGAAGCAGGTTACCGTTACCTAGATTCAGCCTACAACTATGAAAATGAAGCAACAGTAGGTGAAGCTATTCGTCGATCTGGAATTCCAAGAGACGAGATTCAAGTGGCTTCAAAATTACCTGGTCGTTACCACAAATACGATGATGCCTTAGTGACTATTCAAGAATCATTAATGCGGGCAAACTTAGACTACTATGATTTTTACTTGATTCACTGGCCAAATCCAAAAGAAGACCACTATGTTGAAGCTTGGCAAGCACTGATTGAAGCCCAAAGACGTGGCTACATCAAAAATCTAGGTGTCAGCAACTTCTTACCAGAACATATTGACCGCATTGAGCGTGAAACTAGCGTCTTACCAGTGGTAAACCAAGTAGAAATGCACCCTTACTTCCAACAAAAAGCGCAACGCGCTTACCATGAGGAGAAGGGCATTATTACTCAATCTTGGTCACCTTTTGTTCGCGCGAATGAAAAGATTGATAAATCAGTTTTAGAAAATGAAGACATCAAAGCAGTAGCTGCTAAATACGATAAGTCTGCTGGTCAAACAATTTTACGCTGGCAAACGCAATTAGGGGCTATGCCAATCCCTAAATCAAGCAAGAAAGCGCGTCAAATTGAAAACTTAGACTTCTTTGACTTCAAACTGGATGAAGAAGACTTGGCCGTATTTGACCGTTTAGATAAGCCAGACGGCCGCGCAGCCAACCAAGATCCAGCGGTGTACCAAGAGTTTTAG